The Gasterosteus aculeatus chromosome 18, fGasAcu3.hap1.1, whole genome shotgun sequence genome segment TTTGCCTTCGCGATGCTAGCAGAcggctttgtgtgtttcagcCATCGTGGACGCCCTGTCGGACCCCAAGAAGTTCTTAACCATAGCGGAAAAAAGAGCTGACCAGATGAAGGCGTTGGGCATCGACACGGTACACGTGACCACCAACGCACACACCCGAAGCCTCAGTTTGAAGACTTGTACCTGGTTGAATAGAAACCGCGTCCTTCACCGACTAAATGAACTGCTCCCCGTTTGTAGAACGACATAGCGGACGTCCCCAGCGGGAGCTCGAAGAACGACAAGAAGGGAAAAGGCAAAGGAGACACCGTGAAGGCCAGCGTGACTCCTCAGGCCAGCTCCGACATGGCCCACACCTCCAACTCCGCCCAGAATAACACGGCAGAAACCAAGAAAGGTGAACGCTCAAAGCATCGCAGGTAACATTTGTACAAAACGGACACACGGAGTTAAACTTTCACTTTTCTCCTGCTGTTCCAGATAATACACTGGTGCCTAATGTCAGCATCGATGACCTAAAACTGATGAAGGTTGGTAAAATAACACTACAACACACCTTTAGGACATTTATAAATGGTTTCTTATTTATGTACCAAGAACGTATGCTTCTATTAGTAGACGATATATCAGAGTTATTGCTAGATGGTGATATTAGTGTTTTTCAACCCTACAACAAAAGGAACGGTCGCTTTAAACATTTGCTTTGTAACCTACAGGGATGTAATAATTACCGTATGCTGCTTTACTCAGTACTGATTCTCAACGTGACCTTCACAAGATCAATAAATGCATTtctctcccgctgcagacgTACCTGAAATTGataaaaaagcagcagaaggagctcaACAGCCTGAAGAAGAAACAGTCAAAGGTGGGTGAGAGTTTCAGTGCCGACCCGTCTGGATGCGCATTGTGGAGCCTCATTGatgctccaccagctccaccttTCATCTCCCCCGACCACGGGTTCATCATTGTGTCCAGCCGCTCACACAATCTGTTCAtcacaaacatgtgtaaatgCGACCACATAATTAATGCTGTATTAGACTTGCTAAAGTCGCTGTTCCTTTGAGGCCCCACAATGTGCATCCAGACGGCTGGCTCAATAATTAGCATAGTATTAAGTCCTATTGCGTAACCCATGTATAATAGAAGCATCCAGGCTGAATGGAgacaatatatataaaacatattgaTGTGTTCTTTTAAGATCATCGCtttgaaattatatttattttagtctTAATTTCTGTTCATGGAGGTTGATGCAGTTTTGGTTTAGGTTACAAATATTTACCTAACACATGTTCTCTCTTCCCCCAATAGGACCAAACCACAATGCAGAAGTCCCACTGCACCCAGGTAGACAAGATGGTGTCTCAGCACGATAAGGAGAAGACCACCCTGGAGAAGCTGTTGGAGAAGGCCATCAAAAAGAGAGGGTGAGTTAAAAGGGAAGGAAATCCCAGGGAGGCTTCAGCTTGTGATCAACCAGACAGGCCTCCTTGAATCTGCTGTTTAAATAACCACttacatgtatttgttttctgCTCACAGAGAAAACAACTGCCAAGAGCTCAAGAAGGAGACGGAGGATAAGATCCAAACACTGCTCGCCGACCACAAAGTCAAGGTAACGCACAACCTCTCACCCCAGAGAACCCAACAACCGCTGCGGTCATTGGTGGCTCGGATGTGGATCTTGTGTGCGTCCGTTGGCAGGTGAAGGACATCACGGCGCTGCACACTAAGGAGTGGTCCGAGCTGCTCGGCGGCCACAGCGGCGAGGAGCAGGGCCTGAAGGACGCCCACGTCACGCAGCAGTGCGAACACCTCAAGAAGCTCCTGACCGCCGTGCAGGAGCAGCAGACCACGCAGCTGAAGCTCATCCACGAACGGTGGGTTTCAATGCACGTCGCACTCATTTACATGCATGTGTATGTTTACTGGAGCAGCCAGAACTCTCAACCGATGAACTGTTTCGGTAACTGCAGGTCGTTTCTCACaacgtttttttcttccccaggCAGAGCAAAGAGATGCGCGCCAACCAGGCCAAGATGTCCATGGAGAACAGCAAAGCCATCAGCCAGGACAAGTCCATCAAAAAcaaggccgagagagagaggtgggctCCGCATACATAGAACACGCTGCCTCCGTCTGCAGGCATGTGCCACTGTTTACGCCGCTCTTTGTGCTCTTCAGGAGAGTACGAGAGTTAAACAGCAGCAACACCAAGAAGTTCCTGGATGAGAGGAAGCGGGTCGGTTTGTGTTCAATGAACTATGCTCCTCTTTTAACGCAGAATGGATTGATGCCGTACAAACGTTTATTACATAGGTACACAATGGTTGTAATCTTTTTCCCCGTTCTTCTTTAAGCTGGCCATGAAGCATCAGAAGGAGATGGAGCAGCTAGAGAAGAACCAGCGAGAGCAGTTGGATAAACTGGAGAAGTTCAACGAGCAGGTAGGACGAACAAAAGAAGCTTGACTCTGCAGACGATACACTGAATATTTAGAAGAACTTACTGAAGAGAACTTGCATGTCTCCATCTCAGCTGCTCACTTCCTGTATAAACCAGAGCATCTCTGGCTTTATGGTCCTTTGAGCCCCACTGGGTTTTTAAGTGTAAACGAAAGTAAACGAAAAACTGTAATTAGTTTAGCAGGTTCCACAAAGCTGCTCAGAATGAGTCAGAGTCTAAATGCACGATGGCTCTTCAAGTATTTATGAATTAATAACTGAGTTTAGACGTTGAAAAAAGTAAAGGTCACGTGTCGTGCGACGGCCTCCATCTGTACATTTCATTTTGCCATCTGCTGCCCTCTGTGACCTAAACGCacatattcatttgttttaatatgatTTGCTTTTTCCGGCACAGCTTTTGAAATCACACCATGCAAACAAACAGGTTCAAGGTAGGCCTCCCCATCGCActcccccctgtctccccccGTGTCACTCCTTTGCTTCACATCCTCCGGTTTCTGCTCAGCCTGTTAAATCAGTGTTTTCCTGCCATTTAAGTGACCTCTATAATCACTGTAATTCTTGAAGTGAAGGAAGGACGTAGTCCACGACAAATCTGCCTTTTCAAgagatttgacattttaaaaaaagaaacaaaagaaaaagtgattCATTCTTCCTTCTTTGTGTTGTGAAATCCCTTTTCCCACATTAGTAGTCTGCGGCTCTCAGGGTGCCAACGAGCAGCTGGAGTCATTTGTCACCGTGACTCACCAGCTATTGCTAAGCAGAAATCCGCTCCGCTGGGCCTTCACTCCGGCTCCAATCATCTGCTTTCATAGCATCCGACAGAGTCCCACTTAAAAATGGGCTTTGTTTTACGTGCGTGACGCGAGGAGAAGAGCGTAGAAGTAGGAAGTGATCTGCTAGCACTCCGAGCTGAGCGTTTAATGATCAAACTGAAGACTAAATGTGGTTCCTCCACGAGTGCTACGCGTCTGCATGCCGTGTGTCTGAGTGTCTTCTGTCCATCTGAAGGCCAGAGACATGCAGCAGATGGTGaagttggaggaggagatggaccgCAGACCTGCCACAGTGGTGTGAGCGACTGACGCTGAGAGAGGagagcgcacgcacacgcacacacacacacacacacaaacgttcaCGCACAAACACTCTGCCGCATAAAGCCCTCTACAACCCGCAGACATTAACCCTGCCTGCATCGCTAtgagtatcacacacacacacacacacacacagtggcccTCTGACCTTCACCTGGCGTCACGCCGCTGAGCCGTGGTGCTTAACCACGGTCACGGGGTTTAACCACTGAGACCAAAgtgagaaaacacacagtcacatgtaCCTTTCTAGATGTTCTGTCATCTTCAATCTTCTCTGCATCCTCACAAGCTGCAGCTATTGTTGGACACGCCCACAGACACGCCCACAGACACGCGCATTCAcagactttactttttttttttaatttttattattgtcGAAGAAGTAGTTTggaagagggggaaaagaaTACATGTGAGATTTAATGTCATGTCTGCACAAATTAATAAACTCTTTGTGAAATACACTGTATACTACACAGGGGTCCCGTCCTGAGCACCTCGTATAGGCATCATAACCACGTGGAACATGTAGCAGTGCACTACTGTAGGTTTTCTGTCTTCAGTAAGAATGTATTTAAAACTAATAATCAGCGTATGAAGGACGAAGCCCGGAGCCACCGCGATGAAGTTATATGACTTCTGTGTCCATGTAAAagccaaatatatataaaaggcTTTTTATTTTGCCGAGTCAGAAGGCTATAAAGGGATCACGATGGGATGGATGCTGGCTTTGTTCGTGGCCACTACGCAGTCATAAACTTCTACTTGAAAGTGGCGTGACGGCCATTTTGGGCTCAGTCGTGTAGACTATGCAAAAAGAAATCACGATTCCCGCCAGAGGTTAAAAGGTGtacaaaatacagaaaagaGCGACCaaaaggagtaaaaaaaaaaatgaaaatatggtgaTATAATAAAGGGAACTATCTGCAGTAAATTCAAAGGTTAAGATGGATagaatgaaacaaaatgaattggCTCTTGATTTGGCGCCCAGTAATTCCACGGTAATGCATTGTGTCATGTGACCAGACGAGAGCTTGAGAAGTCGCTCTCCCGCTCCTTAAAGGCATTGACCAAGCAAAGTGCTCCCTTAATAGCTCCTCGACTGCGCGGCAGCAGCCTCGGCTCTTCGTCCTcagctcttcatcctcctcggGGACGTCGGACTGAATGACGCCGCGTTTCTCACGACGCCGCGTCCGTCCGGGCCTGTGACCCCGAACCTGATCCCCACCAGAGAAGCACCGTGGTgaagggagaaaacaaaaagaaagttctATTATGAAGTAATCCTTTTGAGTATCGACACTTGTGCACATATGGTCCGGCACTATCGTTGCATGGCGCAccactaacaacaacaacaacaacaacaacaaccaaaagtGATGGTTTAAAAACATGGGGATAAAAGCACCTTGAGGTATTCgggcctttctgtattattccGCTGTGTCCCATCAAAGGGTAGACGGGCGGATATTGTAAATACTGGAATGTACGTAGACTGATTTACTGTTCGACCCGCCGTGTTCTGTCATAAAGGGCTCCGGGGACGCGGTGGCGCCGCTGGATGTCGGGGGAAAGACATTTATCAAACCGCTGGGTTTCGTCTTTGTTCCGTTTGTcccggttttgtttttttgtgccctCGTTGCGCCACACAACACAGTATAACGCTCTCACCACATATCTAGTGCAGAGATTAACAAGTAAAAAGTGCTTTTAAATTTTATTCCATCGCTTTCAAATGTGCCACTCGGTGTCTGTTAGGATGGTAAAATTATTTTATGAATGACGAAATGCCAAATTAAGGGGTTATTTATatgaagatatatatatatatatatataaatgaatatatatattagatatagTGTAGTTTAAGATTATTCTGTTCGTTAGAGGCTTTTTTGCACTAGTTGAATGTTTCTGTTATGTGATTAAATGTAACCTTTGTCTCAGAAAAGCTGATTATTTTTGCAGTGCAAGTCACCGGTTTGATTTCCTCAGTTTCTATTGTATCTCCCTCTTGTTTTCTATTTGAACTGTAGCTCGTCAACAAACCATCCTGTgcgtgtttttgtatttatattgtattgttGAACTCAAAGCAATGAAAATACTGTTGTTATCCAGCTCCTTTAATACTGTTTTATAGTATGTGTACCAATAAATCCAGGTGTAAAATGGGACATAACGCCGTGGTtcatttgtctttctttaaaatataattttgagTCTCTTTACTTTTTCCATAACGTAAACCTCCTGTTTTTGCTAATCTTTTAATTTGAGACCACCATCGTTCAATCCACGTAACCATCAATCACCACCGTTATTGAAGGTTAAGTGGTATTTGGGGACAGACAGAATATTTAAATGGATAAAGGGTACATGTaatcaaatcatttaaaaaggatGAACTAAAGGTTACGAAAGTTGTGGTGTGACTTGTGTCATAAAGTATAATTATAAGGTACTGTGTCACAAAGGAAATACGTGTCTATGTCATGCATGTAAACAAAGAGTCATACTATTCAATACAATAGGTCATATAAGAGGCCTGtggcaaaaaaaagtcaaaaggtcTTATTATAGCATGtcaaattaaaaagtaatatgTCAGTAAGAAAAGAGTCAAAAGGAAATAGTCTTTTTTTATGTCAAAAAGGTCCCGGTATAATATaccaaatataaaaatgaatgaatacagtgTGTCAACATACATCCTTTACATGTCTGTTCACACATTGTCACGTTTCTTTCCCTTTTACCTCTCAGTTATTTTCCTGCTGATCAAATAGTGATCTTCATCACCAAGGACTTCATCTCCATCAACATTAAAACGTGGTCTAACGCTTCAGCCTTCTGACATTCGGAACATCGCGTGTTTGAAATGTGCTCGCGTGCACGTGAGCgcggcgcacacgcacacgcaccgcCCGCGCACTCATCGCCCAAACAAAGCGCGCCGCTGACTAATCACACTCGAGTGCGGCCTGAATTCATATCCAGAAGCGCTCTTATTTACACAGGCGGCTCCTAATTGTCATTATAAACCTCGCGTTTCCATTACAAAGACGAACAAAGCGCCATCATTGCGTTGCCCGGCAACCCGGtggcctctcctctccactATATAAACCCCGGTATACCGTGTTGGTTTTGTCAGCACTcgctcgggggggagggggagaggttaCAGGAGACATGACATTCATCCGATAGGGTTTCCGTCCATTTCTAAATCATGCTCAAGGCCCAGGTGAAGTCCGACGGGCAAACGGGCACCGAGATCCTCCTGGAGGCGATGTCCCGGGACAAAGCGCACCTGGCCAGGTTCGTTCTGGACGCGCTCGACGGGGAAATAGTGGACTCCAGAACGGAGAGCGCACAGACGCCCCTCATCTCGTCCATCCTGCTGCCGGACAACGCGGCTCGCTGTAAGTTTGCAGAGCTCCTGCTGCAGAAGGGGGCCAACGTCAACTGTCGGGACGACGCCGGGCGCACCGCGCTCAGCCACGCGTGCGAGAAGGGCCACCTGGACGCCGTGAAGATCCTGGTGCGACACAACGCCGACCCGGAGATCGTGGACTCCTGGGGGAACAGCGCGCTCATGTACGCCGCCGTGGCGGGTCACTCCCCCGTGGTGGAGTTTCTGGTGAGAGCTTTCAAGCGGCTGGGTCTTCAGATAGACCGGCAGAATAAAGTTGGCAACTCCGCCGTCGAGGTGGCGAGGTTCCTCGGCCACGCGGAGTGCATCTTCGCGCTCACTCACGGCTCcaggaggggccgggggggtgaGGATGGGGGAGGCGCTGCGGCTAATGCGCAGACGCGACTTGGTTCGGGAGGCGGCGATGGGGAGGACGGGTTTGAGACGAGGGTTGGACATTTGGTGAACGCACTCGGGGACCTTCAGACGTGTGATCACACAGGTTGTCTGTCGGTTCAGAGTTGCACCTGGCAGCCAAGACCACGTGCGAAGCAGAGCGCGTTGCCGGCGATGGACTCGATAGACGAGTTTGAAAGAGAGAACAGCGGCTCCTCTTCGCCTGCGCGGGCGTTGGTGTTCTCCGAAATCCTAAACCCCAAAGCCTCCCCGCGGGTTCCCGACTCCTCTCAAAACCATAAGCACCCTAAACCCGGCGGCGaccatctcctccctctgcagcccgGCAGTAACGCACCCAACCACCGCGCGCCCTCCGCCCTGGACATCCTACTGGCCCCCATTGCTTCCAACAAAAGGGAAACGGAAGCGGGGACGGAGCGATCCAAGGTGTTTGATCACGGCGTGCGCAGGTTGAACGAAAAAAGGTTCAGTCTGCCCACCAGCATGCTCAGCCCCGTGACGCGCGACCGCGCGCTGGTGCCCGTGTGGAAGTCCAGAACCGTGAGGAGGCGCGACGCGTCGCCCTGCAAAGCGGAAGCCCTCCTGCTGACGGCACCGACTGCCGCTACTTCAACCACCGCGTTCTCCACGCTGGGCAACAAACTCTTACGCCGATTTACCTCCCCGGAGTTTAAAAACGGCGCGAAGGAGTTGGCGGAGAGTCCGATGTTGACTTCGGGGGGATTCCGCGATCGGAAACTTTCCCTCAGAGGTTAAATCATCCCCTGGTGGGCAGTAAACCCAGCATCGACAGCATCAGCTCAGTCAAGTGCGAGTTTGGGGTTCTGAAGTGAAAACCAAAGTGCCTCGtgcgtaaaaaaagaaaagaagcgtGTATCTGTATCGGCCACCAACCTCAACGCGCCAAGAACGGTGCCAGATCCGTGCAGCTAGAAGTCATCCCACAAAGTGATGCTCTCCACTAAAGGACAGAGCGAGAAATCCCGACCGACTGAATACTAAATagacaaaaaaaggggggggtgtAAAGCAGCAGTGCGTGATGTGTGCGTGGATTGCAGAGCAGATTCCAGTTTGGATGCTGCTGCGACACGCGTGTGTAACTTCTAGTGTCCGTGTGCTCTTTGGCTTCTGCGTTCGGCAGCATCTGCCACTCATTTTTcagagggtggaggtgggggggggggggggggggggggggcagaaattcTGAAGGATTTGATAAAGCACTTACTGATGTGGGTTCCTCTACTTTCTGTTAGACGCGCTGCCTTCTGCGATCACTGGTTGTAATCGA includes the following:
- the LOC144389396 gene encoding uncharacterized protein LOC144389396, producing MLKAQVKSDGQTGTEILLEAMSRDKAHLARFVLDALDGEIVDSRTESAQTPLISSILLPDNAARCKFAELLLQKGANVNCRDDAGRTALSHACEKGHLDAVKILVRHNADPEIVDSWGNSALMYAAVAGHSPVVEFLVRAFKRLGLQIDRQNKVGNSAVEVARFLGHAECIFALTHGSRRGRGGEDGGGAAANAQTRLGSGGGDGEDGFETRVGHLVNALGDLQTCDHTGCLSVQSCTWQPRPRAKQSALPAMDSIDEFERENSGSSSPARALVFSEILNPKASPRVPDSSQNHKHPKPGGDHLLPLQPGSNAPNHRAPSALDILLAPIASNKRETEAGTERSKVFDHGVRRLNEKRFSLPTSMLSPVTRDRALVPVWKSRTVRRRDASPCKAEALLLTAPTAATSTTAFSTLGNKLLRRFTSPEFKNGAKELAESPMLTSGGFRDRKLSLRG